A genomic segment from Anopheles maculipalpis chromosome X, idAnoMacuDA_375_x, whole genome shotgun sequence encodes:
- the LOC126559949 gene encoding C-factor, with protein MNTILITGCNRGLGLGLVKVLVGLPAPQPTHIIATYRDPQKSQDLLALAKQHSNIVPLQFDVKNFDQYDQFAKDVDSLLQGAGLNVLFNNAGISPKSTRLNFTKQDDLVDTFVTNTVAPIMMTKAFVPLLKRASDRASSAPVGPQRACIVNMSSILGSIEANREGGLYGYRTSKAALNAATKSMSLDLKGHQIMAVALHPGWVQTDMGGSKAPLTVEESCTAMVRTLLALNETNNGGFLQYDGKPLPW; from the exons ATGAACACCATCCTCATAACCGGCTGCAACCGTGGCCTCGGATTGGGATTAGTCAAGGTGCTTGTTGGTTTGCCGGCACCGCAACCGACCCACATCATAGCGACGTATCGTGATCCGCAGAAATCGCAG GATCTGCTCGCGCTTGCCAAACAGCACTCCAATATAGTTCCGTTGCAATTCG ATGTGAAAAACTTCGATCAGTACGATCAATTCGCAAAGGATGTAGATTCACTGCTTCAGGGTGCCGGCCTAAATGTGCTGTTCAACAATGCAGGCATCTCACCGAAATCGACCCGCCTAAACTTTACCAAGCAGGACGATCTGGTGGACACGTTCGTTACCAACACGGTGGCACCGATCATGATGACGAAAGCGTTTGTGCCACTGCTGAAAAGAGCGTCCGATCGCGCCTCGTCCGCACCGGTCGGTCCGCAGCGGGCCTGCATCGTGAACATGAGCTCGATCCTGGGCTCGATCGAAGCGAACCGCGAGGGAGGTCTGTACGGGTACCGGACGTCGAAAGCCGCCCTTAACGCGGCCACCAAATCGATGAGCCTCGATCTGAAGGGCCACCAGATAATGGCGGTTGCACTACATCCGGGCTGGGTGCAGACCGATATGGGCGGTTCTAAGGCACCGCTTACGGTGGAGGAAAGCTGCACTGCGATGGTCCGCACGCTGCTCGCCctgaacgaaacgaacaatGGAGGATTTTTGCAGTACGATGGCAAACCGCTACCATGGTAg
- the LOC126567802 gene encoding arf-GAP with coiled-coil, ANK repeat and PH domain-containing protein 1, whose translation MAQCKIDFGECLKDSPKFRLRLEQEEAEIEHLESRLEKIIKACSAAVDSGKEYIRHQSTFATSLWDLQKHFQDSKNSTNALAQLIQLLQEMNMFHTTLLDQANRTVLKNLTGFLKRDIREVKEYRQIFTKVSENLDAAVYKNSQVSRNRPADVLEAENVLSASKSCFNHTALDYVNYITLLQNRKRHEILGTLLSYLKACSTYFHQGSDLCEDYGTFFKSLDDEIGLMRSEYGVLDKQMQNRHTCVNDPRPDQQSEGGDESIGGGGTDGGGGGGGGGDVVGSTGDDGRRVSGVSNYMEGYLFKRTSNAFKTWNRRWFCMRDNQLFYRKRTGEDLPTVMEEDLRLCTVRPLADSDRRYCFEVISPTKSHILQADSEAMMNAWIKALQKGIDSAIQHSAYSSDIRCLASGVGGGGGSSGVGRGGPSAGSSAGGGAGDGGRPGDSKMDADGSSKDRSGPGRPSDGARKGYKKINWTQMLKIPGNSRCADCNNSDPRWASINLGITLCIACSGVHRSLGVHYSKVRSLTLDAWEPEILRVMIELGNDVINRVYEGNKTRLARFDRATDNCEIAVREAWIRAKYIDRLFVVPLGGGSGTGPDDGSTSSSTLSFKSLGADCSKFPEKWSIKKLRRRSYRQLLRRPNRPSDQQQSEARAQPQVTNLDDDGEEEREQVEEEDDEDEERGTGSQSKHGCPDADEKDVLAHVPKQFADILLIGDNLLTDDPNLPDEDLLLLNSDHESTSGEEDNAIMECEELERLSPNYLLYKAASGHNLPVMSQALALGADKCWTNPHDADSTPLHAAILSGSVMSCEFLLLNGAPINATDRYGRTPLHLAAEQGSAAQAYLLLKHKARYDLADVNGRQPIDIAVEKEDADIVTLLRLTQLNDEIGSGEDGESYSGDDLTYLAVMNEFSDLASNQPQRLHRYRQQQQQQQRQAIVATDDTSPIVTDLDAPDTGNVVDKSVTGDR comes from the exons ATGGCCCAGTGCAAGATCGATTTCGGCGAGTGTCTCAAAGATTCGCCCAAGTTTAG GTTACGATTGGAGCAGGAAGAAGCCGAAATTGAACATCTTGAGTCACGGTTGGAAAAAATCATCAAGGCATGCAGTGCAGCAGTCGACAGTGGCAAGGAGTACATCCGGCACCAGAGCACGTTTGCCACCTCGCTGTGGGATCTGCAGAAACACTTCCAGGACAGCAAAAACTCTACGAACGCGCTAGCTCAGCTCATACAGCTACTGCAGGAGATGAACATGTTTCACACGACGCTGCTCGATCAGGCTAACCGGACGGTGCTGAAGAATCTGACCGGATTTCTGAAACGCGACATACGCGAGGTAAAGGAGTATCGGCAAATATTTACCAAGGTGTCGGAGAATCTGGATGCGGCGGTTTACAAAAATTCACAAGTCAGCCGTAACCGGCCAGCAGATGTGCTCGAGGCAGAGAATGTACTATCGGCGTCGAAGTCGTGCTTTAACCATACGGCGCTCGATTACGTCAACTACATCACGCTGCTGCAGAACCGGAAGCGGCACGAAATATTGGGCACACTGCTGAGCTATCTGAAGGCGTGTAGCACCTACTTCCACCAGGGGTCAGATCTGTGCGAGGATTATGGGACGTTCTTCAAGAGTCTGGACGACGAGATCGGTTTGATGCGGTCCGAGTATGGTGTGTTGGACAAGCAGATGCAAAACCGGCACACGTGCGTCAACGATCCGCGACCGGATCAACAGTCGGAAGGGGGTGACGAAtcgatcggtggtggtggtaccgatggtggtggtggtggtggcggtggtggtgatgtagTTGGTAGTACCGGTGATGATGGGCGTCGGGTGTCGGGCGTTTCCAACTACATGGAGGGCTATCTGTTTAAGCGTACCTCGAACGCATTCAAAACGTGGAACCGGCGATGGTTCTGCATGCGCGACAATCAACTCTTCTACCGCAAGCGTACCGGCGAAGACTTGCCCACGGTGATGGAGGAAGATTTGCGGCTTTGTACCGTACGTCCGCTGGCCGATTCGGACCGACGCTACTGCTTTGAAGTAATCTCACCGACAAA ATCACACATACTACAGGCGGATTCGGAAGCGATGATGAACGCTTGGATAAAAGCGCTACAGAAGGGAATCGATTCAGCGATCCAGCACAGTGCCTACAGCAGTGATATCCGTTGTCTGGcgagtggtgttggtggtggtggaggaagtTCGGGTGTGGGTAGAGGAGGTCCAAGTGCTGGTAGCTCTGCTGGTGGAGGTGCAGGTGATGGAGGACGGCCGGGCGATTCAAAAATGGATGCGGACGGCAGTAGTAAGGACCGCAGCGGTCCAGGACGTCCCTCGGACGGTGCTCGAAAGGGATATAAAAAGAT TAACTGGACGCAGATGTTGAAAATTCCGGGCAATTCGAGGTGTGCCGACTGTAATAATTCTGATCCACGCTGGGCATCGATCAACCTTGGCATCACGCTGTGCATTGCGTGCTCGGGTGTGCACCGCAGCCTCGGCGTCCACTACAGCAAGGTGCGATCCCTGACGCTGGATGCCTGGGAACCGGAGATACTGCGAGTGATGATCGAGCTGGGCAACGATGTGATTAACCGCGTGTACGAGGGTAACAAGACACGGCTGGCACGGTTCGATCGGGCAACGGATAATTGCGAGATAGCAGTGCGCGAAGCGTGGATCCGGGCCAAGTACATCGACCGGCTGTTTGTGGTACCGTTGGGTGGTGGTAGCGGTACCGGACCGGACGATGGTAGCACCTCGTCGTCGACGCTCTCATTCAAGAGTCTTGGTGCGGACTGTTCCAAGTTTCCAGAAAAGTGGAGCATCAAGAAGCTGCGCCGGCGCAGCTATCGGCAGCTCTTGCGACGCCCGAATCGGCCATCGGATCAGCAACAGTCGGAAGCACGGGCACAGCCACAGGTTACCAATCTCGACGACGATGGTGAGGAGGAGCGTGAACaagtggaggaggaggacgacgaggacgaggaGCGCGGAACGGGAAGTCAATCGAAGCATGGTTGCCCGGACGCGGACGAGAAGGATGTGTTGGCGCACGTACCAAAACAGTTTGCCGATATACTGCTGATCGGGGATAATCTATTGACGGACGATCCGAACCTGCCGGACGaggatttgctgctgctcaacTCGGACCACGAGTCAACGAGCGGCGAGGAGGATAACGCCATCATGGAGTGCGAAGAGCTGGAGCGTCTATCGCCCAATTATCTGCTGTACAAGGCAGCCAGCGGTCACAATCTGCCGGTGATGAGCCAAGCGCTAGCCCTCGGTGCTGATAAGTGCTGGACGAATCCACACGATGCCGACAGCACGCCACTGCACGCCGCCATCTTGTCCGGGTCGGTAATGTCGTGCGAATTTTTGCTGCTGAACGGTGCCCCTATCAATGCGACTGATCGGTACGGTCGCACACCGTTACATTTGGCCGCCGAACAGGGTTCCGCGGCGCAAGCATACCTACTGTTGAAGCACAAGGCACGGTACGACTTGGCGGATGTGAACGGACGGCAGCCGATTGACATTGCGGTTGAGAAAGAGGACGCAGACATTGTGACATTGCTAAGGTTAACGCAATTGAACGATGAGATTGGTTCCGGAGAGGATGGGGAAAGTTATTCTGGGGATGATTTAACCTATCTGGCAGTTATGAACGAATTTTCCGACTTGGCAAGCAATCAACCCCAGCGGCTTCATCGCTAcagacaacagcagcagcagcaacagcggcaAGCGATAGTTGCGACCGACGATACTAGCCCGATCGTGACAGATCTGGACGCACCTGACACGGGAAATGTGGTAGATAAGAGTGTGACTGGCGATCGCTAA